The Neorhodopirellula lusitana DNA window GTTCAGCACCGATGGAAAATAGTTCGTGTTGGATCTGAACAATTTGAGCGTCCAGAGCCCCCAGAATCTTTTCGGCAGTCGAGCTGTCGCCATCGGCAAGCTGATTGCTGGCGGTTGCTTCAGCAATCGAGGAACGCACGCATCCGAAAATGGCGTTGAGTTCGTCAACGGTCCCATAGGTTTCGATTCGCGTGTCGTCTTTGGCAACACGTGGCCCGCCGAAGAGTCCGGTGGTCCCGCTATCGCCGGTGCGTGTGTAGATTTTCATAACTAGTTTGCCGTAACTTACTCGCCACAATTTGCTGTGGTGATCCGAACGAAATGAATTGAGCGTCGTGAAAAAAGAACGATCCAACCCTGTCAAGGCAGCCGGTGTGCTGTTAATTACCGAATCGTCACCTCGGCAATTTTTGTTGATGCGGCATTCTAAGCGATGGGATCTCCCGAAGGGGCACTGCGATGGTGATGAAACCTATTTGGAAGCTGCTCGCCGGGAAATGGAAGAGGAAACCGGGATCCATCCAGATGCCTGTCGATTTGATCCTCATTTTTATTTCGACATCGAGTACGACGTTACCTACAAGAAGTCTCCGGGGAAAATTTTCCAAAAGAAAATCCGTTACTTTTTGGCTCACTTGCCAGCTGTCGTTAAAATTGAGGTGACCGAGCACGAGTCTTATCAGTGGTTCGATTGGCAGCCGCCACACCAGATTCAGACGAAAACGATTGATCCGTTGTTGGCCGCGGTTACGAAGTTTCTTGGTGAGACGGATGCGTCCAGTTAGTCAGTTACTTGTTATTTGTTGCCAGTTAGCCAGTTTATAGTTAGTCCGAACAGTGGCTATTGTGAACGTGTGGGGGCTGACCTGATCGTTTCGACTTAGGCCGTTTTGTGTGCAGACGTTATCCGCTCGAGCACTTTTCGTTTGATGGAATTTGAGTTGACCGCTTTGCCTTCCTTTTCGCGATGTGCTGTTCTTCGGTTCGCAATCGTTGTTGTGCTGGGATTGACTTGCCAGGGCTCCGTTTGGGCTCAACGTCAACGCGCTGAACCGCCCGTTTTTAACGAGGGTGCAGTGTCTCGCGTTTTCTTTCCTGATTTGTCCAAAGCGTTTCGTGGTGAACGACCGACGTTGTCCAGTTTGCGGAAGGCTGGGGCGGAAGCGGCCACTGCTGAAGCCGAAGGTGAAGGCGAATCGG harbors:
- a CDS encoding NUDIX domain-containing protein, with protein sequence MSVVKKERSNPVKAAGVLLITESSPRQFLLMRHSKRWDLPKGHCDGDETYLEAARREMEEETGIHPDACRFDPHFYFDIEYDVTYKKSPGKIFQKKIRYFLAHLPAVVKIEVTEHESYQWFDWQPPHQIQTKTIDPLLAAVTKFLGETDASS